The following proteins are encoded in a genomic region of Bacteroidales bacterium:
- a CDS encoding sigma-70 family RNA polymerase sigma factor — protein sequence MYISDISDEALMLKAQGGELDAVGKLYERYSKKLFNFFLRLTANRDTSSDLTQNVFYRVLKYRGSYNPQHQFRTWMYGMARNCLSDYRLDSSKHPNLQDKDNVLSTLLDDEISSNQASQDAILFKAMENLSFEGKELLVMCKFQDLKYEEIAKITGDSIPNIKIKVHRTLKRLKEIYFEMEEC from the coding sequence ATGTATATCTCAGATATCTCAGACGAAGCGTTGATGCTAAAAGCCCAAGGGGGTGAATTGGATGCGGTGGGGAAACTTTACGAGCGGTATAGCAAGAAGCTCTTTAACTTCTTCCTAAGGCTTACGGCTAATCGCGATACGAGTTCGGATCTTACGCAGAATGTGTTTTATAGGGTTTTGAAGTATCGGGGCAGCTATAACCCGCAGCATCAGTTCAGAACTTGGATGTACGGGATGGCCCGGAATTGCCTTTCCGATTACAGGTTGGATAGCAGCAAACATCCAAACCTACAGGATAAGGATAACGTTCTTTCAACACTATTGGATGATGAAATATCCAGTAATCAGGCATCGCAAGATGCGATACTTTTTAAAGCAATGGAGAATTTATCCTTTGAAGGTAAAGAGCTACTGGTAATGTGCAAGTTTCAGGATTTGAAGTACGAAGAGATTGCCAAAATTACAGGCGATTCAATACCTAATATCAAAATAAAGGTGCATAGAACATTAAAAAGATTGAAGGAGATTTACTTTGAGATGGAAGAATGCTAA
- a CDS encoding peptidylprolyl isomerase — MKKIIIIVFAIIASIKVIGQNPIVQISTELGDIDVEVYLNKAPITATNFLAYVDADKYNNQACFYRVVRLDNQPDKVFKIEVIQGGFQEDSIIEKNQYTPIKHETTKETGILHKDGVISMARMEPGSASSEFFICIGDQPELDYNGKRNPDGQGFAAFGKIIRGMEVVRKIQLLKDNDQYLMNPVKIVSVKRIRQ; from the coding sequence AAATCCAATTGTTCAAATCTCAACTGAACTTGGTGACATTGATGTTGAAGTATATCTTAATAAAGCACCCATCACTGCAACAAACTTTCTTGCATACGTTGATGCTGATAAGTATAATAATCAGGCTTGTTTTTACAGAGTAGTTCGTCTAGACAATCAACCTGATAAAGTCTTTAAAATTGAAGTGATTCAGGGTGGATTCCAAGAAGATTCTATAATTGAAAAGAATCAATATACTCCAATTAAACATGAAACAACCAAAGAAACAGGGATACTGCATAAGGATGGAGTGATTTCGATGGCCAGAATGGAGCCAGGATCGGCATCATCGGAATTCTTTATATGTATTGGAGATCAACCCGAGTTAGATTATAATGGCAAAAGAAATCCTGATGGACAAGGCTTTGCTGCATTTGGTAAAATAATCAGAGGAATGGAGGTTGTACGTAAAATCCAACTCCTAAAGGATAATGACCAATACCTTATGAATCCTGTAAAAATAGTAAGCGTTAAAAGGATTAGGCAATAA
- a CDS encoding nucleotidyltransferase, whose translation MQLDANRIETIKKYFETRPVLRAYLFGSYARNEADSHSDIDILVDLDYSQRIGLQFIQMKIDLEKLLNSKVDLVSSNGLSQYIKPMVESEKQLIYAR comes from the coding sequence ATGCAATTAGATGCCAATAGGATTGAGACTATCAAAAAATACTTCGAGACAAGACCTGTTTTGAGGGCATACCTATTTGGCTCATACGCGCGAAATGAGGCCGACTCCCATAGCGATATTGATATTCTTGTTGATCTGGATTATTCTCAAAGAATAGGATTGCAGTTTATTCAAATGAAAATTGACCTTGAGAAACTTTTGAATTCTAAAGTAGATCTTGTTTCATCAAATGGCCTTTCCCAATACATTAAACCTATGGTTGAAAGCGAAAAACAGCTAATTTATGCGAGGTAA
- a CDS encoding DUF86 domain-containing protein, translating to MRGKLGDRVRLQHIFDAILEIESYLLNKEFSDFMENSMMRFACIKQMEIIGEASNHVSNETKSKFTSIEWSQIIGMRNVFVHEYFGVDSTLVWEIIKNDLPDLKEKIKNILDTIE from the coding sequence ATGCGAGGTAAATTGGGCGATAGGGTTAGATTGCAACACATCTTTGATGCAATTCTTGAAATAGAATCATATCTTTTAAATAAAGAATTCTCAGACTTCATGGAAAACTCCATGATGCGATTTGCTTGTATCAAACAGATGGAAATCATTGGGGAAGCAAGCAACCACGTATCCAACGAAACAAAATCTAAATTTACTTCAATTGAATGGTCGCAGATAATTGGCATGAGAAACGTTTTTGTTCATGAATATTTCGGTGTTGACTCTACCCTTGTTTGGGAAATAATAAAGAACGACCTACCTGACTTGAAGGAAAAAATAAAAAACATTCTTGACACAATAGAATAA
- a CDS encoding HAMP domain-containing histidine kinase, with protein sequence MKANRYKSFRLKIILRLLLITTVIVLIIYFITRPYYYFTVGELLLLVIALIIELIHFIEKGHRQINQMLESLKERDFSLKFNPVEEGKVFRGQARILTQLVQSYRDIRIEKEMHYQFLNLIVNQLNYGIICFDADGKVSLSNKSIKKLCGLNEIVHISSLNRIDKNLSNEIELLKTGEEKLISVFKDGEFFKYSISCNEIRLLDSRYKLVALHNLHSTLQEHELDSHKKLIRILTHEIMNSVTPILSLSESMNENLKDESGNVKELNDISKQDAEDLILGYEAIEIRSRALMRFVNDFRSLTRLPEPKIEAVQVENLLRNIISLYRAEIDEKGIKLSVYISPDIETILVDRVMLEQVLINMIKNSIEALDNTFKPEITIDSLLVENSIAIVITDNGKGISSENLEKVFIPFFSTKKDGSGIGLSLSQHLIHLLGGTIGVKSIQGLKTSFSVRFPI encoded by the coding sequence ATGAAAGCGAATCGGTATAAGTCGTTTCGATTAAAGATTATATTAAGATTGTTGCTAATTACCACGGTAATAGTTTTAATTATCTATTTTATAACTAGACCTTATTACTATTTTACTGTTGGTGAACTTTTGCTTCTGGTTATAGCATTAATCATAGAGCTTATTCATTTTATAGAAAAAGGTCATCGTCAAATAAATCAAATGCTTGAATCGCTTAAAGAGCGTGATTTCAGCCTTAAGTTTAACCCTGTTGAAGAGGGAAAAGTTTTCCGTGGTCAAGCCAGAATTTTAACCCAGCTGGTGCAATCGTATCGAGATATAAGAATCGAAAAGGAGATGCACTACCAGTTTCTTAATTTAATAGTTAATCAACTGAATTATGGTATTATTTGCTTTGATGCCGATGGAAAGGTTAGTTTATCGAATAAGTCGATAAAAAAGCTATGTGGACTTAATGAAATTGTCCATATATCATCTCTGAATAGAATTGATAAAAATCTCAGCAATGAGATTGAATTGCTTAAAACTGGCGAAGAGAAACTGATCTCTGTATTTAAGGATGGTGAATTCTTTAAGTACTCAATTTCTTGTAATGAAATAAGATTGCTCGACAGTAGATACAAATTGGTTGCATTACATAATCTTCATTCTACCCTACAAGAACATGAGTTAGATTCACATAAGAAGTTGATAAGAATTTTAACTCATGAGATTATGAACTCCGTTACTCCAATTCTATCTCTCAGCGAATCGATGAATGAGAATCTAAAGGATGAATCGGGAAATGTAAAGGAGCTAAATGATATTAGTAAACAGGATGCCGAGGATTTGATTCTTGGATACGAAGCAATTGAGATTAGGAGTAGAGCTCTTATGCGATTTGTAAACGATTTCCGAAGTTTAACCCGGTTACCAGAACCCAAAATCGAAGCAGTTCAGGTTGAAAATCTACTTAGAAATATAATTTCCCTCTATCGAGCTGAGATTGATGAAAAGGGAATTAAACTTTCAGTTTATATCTCCCCAGATATCGAGACCATTCTAGTTGATAGGGTAATGTTGGAGCAGGTTTTAATTAACATGATAAAGAATTCTATAGAGGCTTTAGATAATACCTTTAAACCTGAGATTACCATAGACTCTTTGCTTGTTGAGAATAGTATAGCCATTGTAATTACAGATAATGGTAAGGGAATTTCTTCCGAGAATCTTGAAAAAGTCTTTATTCCATTCTTTTCAACAAAAAAGGATGGTTCTGGTATAGGTCTTAGCCTTTCACAACATTTGATTCATTTATTGGGCGGTACAATTGGTGTAAAATCGATTCAGGGTTTAAAAACTTCATTTAGCGTTAGGTTTCCCATTTAG
- a CDS encoding PaaI family thioesterase, whose translation MKKINNPFTNIDGYNCFGCSPHNHLGLKLEFWLNEEDNSIESKWNPDNCLEGFKDVVHGGVQAAVMDEIASWVIFAQLGTVGVTSKMEVRYLKPANMSYGTFTVKAKLISREVPYAKISVQILDGMNEPCTEADIHFFVYPETFAVKKFNYPGIKTFIE comes from the coding sequence ATGAAAAAGATTAATAATCCATTTACAAATATTGATGGCTACAATTGTTTTGGCTGTTCTCCCCATAATCATCTAGGATTAAAACTTGAATTTTGGTTAAATGAGGAAGATAATTCTATTGAATCCAAATGGAATCCGGATAATTGCTTAGAAGGTTTTAAAGACGTTGTACATGGTGGCGTACAAGCAGCTGTAATGGATGAGATTGCCAGTTGGGTAATTTTTGCTCAACTTGGAACGGTAGGAGTAACTTCAAAAATGGAGGTACGCTATCTAAAACCTGCTAATATGAGTTATGGTACTTTTACAGTTAAAGCAAAACTTATAAGTAGAGAAGTTCCTTATGCCAAAATTAGTGTACAGATATTGGATGGTATGAATGAACCTTGCACGGAGGCAGATATTCATTTCTTTGTTTATCCCGAAACATTTGCGGTAAAAAAGTTTAACTACCCAGGAATTAAAACGTTTATTGAATAA
- a CDS encoding sigma-54-dependent Fis family transcriptional regulator has product METRTGRILAIDDNQEILLSLRIALSKHLEEIKLYVSPSDDAIKEITSGNYDVVLLDMNFTPGSTSGREGLDFLNKIISIDPTISVVMITAYGDVNIAVEAMKQGATDFVLKPWENKKLLATVLSAYNLSKSKRESADLRQSRKVLANDIDTPYINIIGDSEPMKKVMSAIEKVAKTDANVLILGENGTGKELVARAIHRISNRASQLFVSVDMGAIPDTLFESELFGCVKGAYTDARENRPGRFEMATGGTLFLDEIANIPLTLQAKLLGVLQTKQVSRLGSVASKNIDIRLVSATNASINQLINEGKFRQDLYYRINTIEITIPPLRERGDDILLLTNHYLDIYGRKYGKRNIKLSKAVQRLIHTYSWPGNVRELAHSIERAVIMTDGTTIEPDSILFAHQNPSMLQQRDTSLHIDEVEKQTIIKALKVNNGNISTAALELGMGRTTLYRKMTKYGI; this is encoded by the coding sequence ATGGAAACTAGAACAGGTCGAATTCTTGCAATTGATGATAATCAGGAAATCCTTTTATCGCTTAGGATAGCACTTTCAAAGCATCTTGAGGAGATTAAACTTTACGTTTCCCCAAGTGATGATGCAATTAAAGAGATTACCTCTGGTAATTACGATGTAGTCCTATTGGATATGAATTTTACACCTGGCTCCACAAGTGGAAGGGAGGGGCTGGATTTTCTTAATAAGATAATTTCAATTGACCCTACAATTTCTGTAGTTATGATTACGGCATATGGTGATGTAAATATTGCCGTAGAAGCGATGAAACAAGGTGCTACTGATTTTGTACTTAAACCATGGGAGAATAAAAAGTTACTGGCAACGGTTTTATCTGCCTATAATCTCTCCAAAAGTAAAAGAGAATCGGCAGATCTTAGACAAAGTAGAAAGGTTTTGGCAAATGATATCGATACACCTTACATAAATATTATAGGGGATTCAGAACCTATGAAGAAGGTAATGTCTGCCATTGAAAAGGTTGCCAAAACTGATGCCAATGTGTTAATTCTCGGTGAAAATGGTACAGGAAAGGAGCTAGTTGCAAGGGCAATTCATCGGATTTCAAATAGAGCATCACAGTTATTCGTTTCTGTTGATATGGGAGCAATACCCGATACGCTCTTCGAAAGCGAACTTTTTGGTTGCGTTAAAGGGGCTTACACCGATGCTCGTGAGAATAGACCCGGTCGGTTTGAGATGGCAACAGGAGGTACACTTTTCCTTGACGAGATTGCAAATATCCCGTTAACATTACAAGCAAAACTGCTTGGAGTTCTTCAAACAAAACAAGTTTCACGATTAGGTTCAGTGGCAAGTAAAAATATTGATATACGTTTAGTATCCGCCACAAATGCCTCAATTAACCAGCTGATTAATGAGGGAAAGTTTAGACAGGATCTTTACTATAGAATAAATACTATTGAGATAACAATACCTCCACTGAGGGAAAGGGGAGATGATATTCTTCTTCTTACAAATCATTACCTCGATATTTATGGTAGAAAATATGGTAAACGGAACATAAAACTATCAAAGGCAGTTCAACGCCTTATACATACATATAGTTGGCCTGGGAATGTTAGGGAATTAGCACATTCTATTGAACGTGCAGTTATAATGACCGATGGAACTACGATTGAACCCGATTCAATCCTCTTCGCTCATCAAAACCCATCAATGCTTCAGCAGAGAGATACTAGCCTCCATATCGATGAGGTCGAAAAGCAGACAATCATTAAGGCATTAAAAGTAAATAATGGGAATATCAGTACTGCTGCGCTGGAGTTAGGAATGGGAAGAACTACACTTTATCGTAAAATGACAAAATATGGTATTTAA
- a CDS encoding DUF4097 family beta strand repeat protein — protein MKTIKQVLLISIILTGLFAYPVIAQEEKEHGRLQRINEDNDEDDEDYVTPAPVQYKVPVNGSQIKKIVIKNLLAEIKIIGSQDNDIIIDAKGLEGVPQRAKGLKPLYGNGCMDNTGAGVAANESGGILTICGASKGSEDAKYVFTVPKGVSISIDYNSPFANEDIEIKDMEGEVEVSTLNSSIKCLNVTGPLVLNSISGDVDINISNLNQNSPTSISLISGDLDITLPATSNANLEMNSLSGGVYTDFDIKVDSKEGNLKRIGGNNIETKLNGGGVELSLSCTSGNIYLRKK, from the coding sequence ATGAAAACTATAAAACAAGTATTGCTGATATCCATTATTCTCACTGGTCTTTTCGCATACCCTGTAATTGCTCAGGAAGAAAAGGAACACGGTCGCCTACAAAGAATAAATGAGGATAACGATGAAGATGATGAGGATTATGTTACCCCTGCCCCAGTTCAGTATAAAGTGCCTGTAAATGGGAGTCAAATTAAGAAGATTGTTATTAAAAATCTTTTAGCCGAAATCAAGATTATTGGTAGCCAGGATAACGATATCATAATTGATGCTAAAGGACTAGAGGGAGTACCCCAAAGAGCAAAGGGTTTAAAACCGCTTTATGGTAATGGTTGTATGGATAATACTGGTGCTGGTGTTGCAGCAAACGAATCGGGTGGGATTCTAACCATTTGTGGTGCATCAAAGGGTAGCGAGGATGCCAAATACGTTTTTACAGTACCCAAAGGGGTTTCAATTAGTATCGATTACAATTCCCCTTTTGCCAATGAGGATATTGAGATAAAGGATATGGAAGGTGAAGTTGAGGTATCGACATTAAACTCCAGTATCAAGTGTTTAAATGTAACTGGCCCCTTGGTTTTAAATAGTATCAGCGGTGATGTTGATATTAATATCTCGAACCTAAATCAGAATAGCCCTACTTCAATATCGTTAATTAGCGGTGATTTAGATATTACCCTGCCCGCTACTTCCAATGCCAACCTTGAAATGAATTCGCTTTCGGGCGGAGTTTACACCGATTTTGATATAAAGGTCGATTCAAAGGAAGGAAACTTAAAACGTATTGGGGGTAATAATATCGAAACAAAGCTGAATGGTGGCGGTGTTGAGCTTAGTTTGAGCTGTACGAGTGGGAATATATACCTAAGAAAAAAGTGA
- a CDS encoding TetR/AcrR family transcriptional regulator: MDASIGNSTRDKLIETAKELFLVKGVDRVGVREIATKAGINLSLMNYYFRSKEKLLETIFEMLIEDKAIILRQILDSDKPIEVKIRDYVYKYIDLLIEDPLLVSFVLSIIHRNNDKITKMRVIMNLYNSEHFVAQLKREAEMGRIKSIDSEQFYISMLALIIFPFSIKPLIADRNNFSDKETLKFLLNRKKAVYEMLIVTIKL; this comes from the coding sequence ATGGATGCATCAATAGGAAATTCAACACGTGATAAGTTAATTGAAACGGCCAAAGAGCTATTTCTTGTTAAGGGGGTTGATAGAGTTGGAGTTAGGGAGATTGCAACAAAAGCAGGCATTAACCTCTCATTGATGAATTACTATTTTCGCAGTAAAGAAAAGCTTTTAGAGACAATATTTGAAATGCTAATAGAGGATAAAGCGATAATTCTTCGCCAAATTCTCGATTCCGATAAACCAATTGAGGTCAAGATAAGAGATTATGTGTATAAATACATCGATTTACTTATTGAAGATCCATTATTAGTGTCTTTTGTACTATCTATTATCCACAGAAACAACGATAAAATAACCAAAATGCGTGTAATAATGAATTTGTATAATTCAGAGCATTTTGTTGCACAGTTGAAACGTGAAGCCGAAATGGGTAGAATAAAATCCATTGATTCTGAACAATTCTATATTAGCATGTTAGCACTTATAATATTTCCCTTTTCGATAAAACCGCTTATTGCCGACAGAAATAATTTCAGTGATAAGGAAACTTTAAAATTCTTACTGAATAGGAAGAAGGCAGTTTACGAAATGCTAATTGTTACAATTAAGTTATAG
- a CDS encoding carbohydrate binding family 9 domain-containing protein — translation MKAKQLIIVLVILMASSRTSIAKITYEKRSYETKLIGTEAPMIDGILNDAIWQKGVWQGGFIQREPHAGKDPSQKTEFQIIYDHDFLYVGIKAFDNSPDSVSYRISRRDDTDGDAVGLAIDSYHDQKTAFGFWVNAAGVKKDFILADDGNNQDLNWDPIWWVKTAKTNDGWSAEMKIPLNQLRFATLNDLTWGLQVGRFFFRKQESSYWQFIPKDASGWVSEFGEINGLRSLTPRRQVEFAPYIVTKTERFKNEVGNPFMTGKRNGLNAGIDAKVGITNNFTLDLTINPDFGQVEADPSVVNLSAFETYFPEKRPFFVAGSNLFSFNLVAGDGDQAAENLFYSRRIGRSPQISPDLAKKEFIDIPSNTAILGAAKISGRNNNGLSVGIMESLTSNSYAKIDSLGKRRRQLVEPLTNYFVGTLKKEFNKGNTIINSIITSTNRQLTDASKDYLHKDAFTGGIDFQQYWKNRVYFFSTKLYFSNVNGTKEAIAATQTAPARYFQRPDVRYVRVDSSRTSLTGTGGLIQFGKFGEGHVRYMTFVSWKSPELEVNDIGYSQNVDDIFQVAWVGLRYWEPVFIFRNININFNQWTGWDFGGISAYKGGNVNFNLQFTNYWSFGTGVNRNGMSLSSSSLRGGPMLKREGNWNNWYNIESDQRKALTISIGGSNNWGDNNSNIYHSYFGSISYRPSKNLSISIAPEISKSNSKIQYVTNTNWNGDPRYINASISEKSYDLSFRLEYSINPELTVQYWGRPYLTSGRYTDYKMITNPRAKKFTDRFYVYQPSQLTYNATDNEYHVDENNDGTNDYTFPKMDFNFLDFQSNMIVRWEYRPGSTLFFVWTMGKQDYYDSYSTSTGSDINNLFDTHPHSIFLVKFSYRFN, via the coding sequence ATGAAGGCAAAGCAACTTATAATCGTATTAGTAATTCTAATGGCTAGTAGCAGAACTAGCATTGCTAAGATTACTTATGAAAAAAGGTCATACGAGACTAAACTTATAGGGACTGAGGCGCCAATGATTGATGGAATACTCAATGATGCTATATGGCAAAAAGGAGTGTGGCAGGGTGGATTTATTCAACGCGAACCTCATGCGGGTAAAGATCCATCACAAAAAACGGAATTTCAGATAATCTATGATCATGATTTTTTATATGTAGGAATTAAGGCTTTTGATAATTCTCCCGATAGCGTATCCTACAGAATTTCACGTCGTGATGATACTGATGGTGATGCAGTAGGTTTAGCTATTGATTCATACCATGATCAAAAAACAGCATTTGGTTTTTGGGTAAATGCCGCTGGTGTAAAAAAAGATTTTATTCTCGCCGATGATGGTAATAATCAGGATTTGAACTGGGATCCTATTTGGTGGGTTAAAACTGCAAAAACGAATGATGGGTGGAGCGCAGAGATGAAAATTCCTTTGAACCAGCTTCGGTTTGCCACCTTGAATGATTTAACTTGGGGGTTGCAAGTTGGTAGGTTCTTTTTCCGCAAGCAAGAATCATCGTATTGGCAGTTTATACCTAAGGATGCATCGGGTTGGGTAAGCGAATTTGGAGAGATAAATGGGTTACGATCTCTCACGCCTCGCCGTCAGGTTGAATTTGCTCCCTACATAGTTACAAAAACTGAAAGGTTTAAAAATGAGGTGGGAAATCCTTTTATGACAGGTAAAAGGAATGGATTAAATGCTGGTATTGATGCAAAGGTAGGGATAACGAATAATTTCACCCTCGATTTAACCATTAATCCTGATTTTGGTCAAGTAGAGGCCGATCCATCGGTAGTTAATCTCTCTGCTTTTGAAACCTATTTCCCCGAGAAAAGACCATTCTTTGTTGCAGGTAGTAATCTTTTTAGCTTTAACCTAGTGGCTGGAGATGGTGATCAAGCAGCAGAAAATCTTTTCTATTCAAGGAGAATTGGAAGATCTCCACAGATATCACCTGATTTAGCAAAGAAAGAGTTTATAGATATTCCATCGAATACAGCAATTCTTGGAGCAGCAAAGATAAGCGGCAGAAATAACAATGGTTTATCAGTTGGCATAATGGAGAGTTTAACCTCGAATAGCTACGCGAAAATCGATAGCCTTGGGAAAAGGCGGCGTCAACTTGTTGAACCTTTAACCAACTATTTTGTAGGTACTCTGAAGAAAGAGTTTAATAAAGGAAACACCATAATTAATAGCATTATTACCTCAACAAATCGTCAGCTAACCGATGCATCCAAGGATTACCTACACAAAGATGCATTCACTGGGGGTATTGATTTTCAGCAGTACTGGAAAAACCGTGTCTACTTCTTTAGCACTAAACTTTACTTTAGCAATGTTAATGGTACAAAGGAAGCTATTGCTGCAACTCAAACGGCTCCTGCACGGTATTTCCAACGCCCAGATGTAAGATATGTTAGGGTTGATTCATCCAGAACCTCTTTAACGGGAACTGGAGGGCTGATTCAGTTTGGGAAATTCGGCGAAGGACATGTTCGCTATATGACGTTTGTATCGTGGAAATCGCCGGAACTTGAGGTAAATGATATTGGCTACTCACAAAATGTTGATGATATTTTTCAGGTTGCTTGGGTTGGATTGCGCTACTGGGAACCGGTATTTATTTTCCGAAATATCAATATCAACTTTAACCAGTGGACTGGATGGGATTTTGGAGGAATTTCGGCTTACAAAGGTGGAAACGTAAACTTTAACCTTCAATTTACTAACTACTGGAGCTTTGGTACTGGAGTTAACCGTAACGGGATGAGCTTATCGAGCAGCTCATTACGCGGAGGGCCAATGCTTAAAAGGGAAGGTAATTGGAACAATTGGTATAACATTGAGTCCGATCAACGAAAAGCATTAACTATCTCGATTGGTGGTTCAAACAATTGGGGCGATAATAATTCAAATATTTACCATAGCTACTTTGGTTCAATAAGCTACAGGCCATCAAAGAATCTCTCCATTTCAATTGCACCTGAAATCTCCAAAAGCAATTCCAAAATACAGTATGTTACAAATACCAATTGGAATGGAGATCCAAGATATATTAATGCTTCAATTAGCGAAAAATCATACGACCTTTCATTTAGGCTTGAATATAGTATTAACCCCGAACTCACAGTACAATATTGGGGCAGGCCATACTTAACAAGCGGCAGGTATACTGACTACAAAATGATAACCAACCCAAGGGCAAAGAAATTTACCGATAGATTTTATGTTTACCAACCATCGCAGCTTACCTATAATGCTACAGATAATGAGTACCACGTTGATGAGAACAATGATGGAACAAACGATTACACGTTTCCTAAAATGGACTTTAACTTCCTCGATTTTCAATCGAATATGATAGTTCGTTGGGAATATCGCCCTGGCTCTACCCTATTCTTTGTTTGGACAATGGGCAAGCAGGATTACTACGATTCTTATAGCACCTCAACAGGAAGCGATATCAATAATTTATTCGATACACATCCACATAGTATTTTCCTTGTAAAGTTTTCGTATAGGTTTAATTAA